The window GCCTTTTTTGCCAAAAGAGGGGCGTTTCAGATTCATTCCCGGGAGCTGCTCAAGCCTGAAAATCAAAAAAAACTAACCCGGTATTCCCAGGTGATCCAGCGCGCCTTCAACTGCAACGCCGTAGAAGTTTACGCCCCCAATGCCCAGCGGGTAAGCCTGTCCTTGGCCAGCGAACTGGAGAACATGCACTTTGGGCTTCTGACCACCACGGAATTAATGGGCATTCCCAATGGCAGCACCAGCCACACCGTTTACCAGACCATGGACCAGGGAGAATTTTTACGCACCATATGCACCATCCCCTTTGACGTGGCACCGGGCAAGGCCGACGGATTTATTGTGATCACCACCCTGACCGCCCCGGAGCTGTCTGAAAATTTAAAATCCATTCTCAAGGGTGTCGAGGAGTACCACCAGCTTAAACTAACAAAGAGGCCGGCCCAGATCTCCTATTATATTGCTTTGTCCATTGTGGCTCTCCTTGTCGTATTCTGTGCGGTGTGGTTTGGATTTCAGATTGCCAGATCCATTACCATTCCCATTATGAAATTTGCCGAGGGAACCCGGCGAATCACAGACGGGGATCTGGAATATCAGATCGATTTCAAAACCGACGATGAAATCGGTACTCTGATTGACAGCTTCAACTCCATGACCCGGCAGCTGGCCGCCGGCCGCCGGCAGCTCGCTCTGTCCGAAAGCATGCTCAAACAGCAGAATGTTGAATTGGAAAAAAGCGGCCAATACATTGAAACAGTTATAAAAAACATCTCCGCAGGTGTCGTCTCCATTGACAATGAGGGCACGATCACCACCATGAACAAGGCTGCCGAGTCCATGCTGGATCTTAACAGCCATGACATTCTCAATAAAAATTTTAAGAAAGTCCTGACCGAAGAATACCTCTCTTTGGCCAATAAGATATTTGAGCAGGCAGAACAGGGGGGCACCCACTTCAAGATACCCGTTTCTGCCTCGATTGCCGGTGTTCCCAAACATTTTTCCTTGAATTGCACAACCCTCAAAGACGATACCGGTCAGAATCTGGGCGCGGTACTGGTGTTTGATGACGTTACGGAACTTGAAAAAGCCCAGCGCATAGTGGCCTGGCGGGAAGTTGCCCGCCGCATTGCCCATGAGGTGAAAAACCCGTTAACACCCATCAAGCTTTCTGCCCAGCGGCTTAAGCGTAAATACGGCAAAATAATAGATGATGAGGTGTTCACCGGATGTGCCGATACCATTGTGGAGCATGTTGATCTGATCCGGAACCTGGTGAATCAGTTTTCAGCCTTCGCTAAATTCCCGGATACCAATTTTGCTTCTGCCCGCATTGAGAACATTATTCTTGAAACCGTTGCGCTGTATAAGGAGGGGTTGGAACAGGTGGATATCCAGACCCGGTTCAAGGATAATATCCCCACCTTGAAACTGGATCACCAGCACATGAAACAGGCCTTCATCAACCTGATTGACAATGCGGTCTACGCCATAAACAAAAAAGGCACCATTGTCATTGACCTCTCCTATGACCCCATTCTAAAAATCGTACGCACTGAAATCGCAGACAACGGCAAAGGTATTTCGGACAAGGAGAAGACAAAACTGTTTGAACCCTATTTTTCCACCAAAAAAACGGGGATGGGCCTTGGACTTGCCATTGTGAACTCAATTATTTCAGACCATAAAGGCGTGATTCGGGTCCAGGACAACCGGCCCAAAGGCGCCAAGTTTATCATAGAACTGCCTGCCGATGAGCCTTAATGTAGATAGAACCAAAGGTTTTGCCCCGGCGGCTTAAAATATAGAAAGGATTTTTGACTATGTTCCCGGCAGTCCTGATTGTTGATGACGAATCCACCATTATCGATTCCCTGGAAGGTATTCTTTCCGATGACGGATTTGAAGTCATCCATGCATTCAACGGATACGAAGCGCTTAAAAAAATTGACTCCCATTCCCCGGACATTGTGCTGCTGGACATCTGGATGCCGGGCATGGACGGTATTGACACCCTCAAAGAGATCAAACAGCACCACCCCAATCTGCCGGTGGTCATGATCACAGGCCATGGCTCCATTGAATCTGCCGTGGATGCCACCAAATCCGGGGCCTTTGATTTTCTGGAAAAGCCTCTCTCCATTGACAAGGTGATTCTGACCATCAACAATGCCCTGAATTTCAGAAAACTTGAGGAGGAAAACCGTTACCTTCGCAAAAAAGCCATTGAAAAAAACTCCATTACCGGCACAAGTCCGGCTGTTCGGAAACTTTACGGCGAAATTATGGCCGCAGCACCCACAGACGCGTCTATCCTGATCACGGGTGAAAACGGCACAGGCAAGGAGATGGTGGCCCGTACCATTCACCAGTTCAGCAAACGGCCCGAAGGACCCTTTATCATTATTAACTGTGCGGCCATACCCGAAGAGTACCTGGAATCCGAACTGTTCGGCCATGAAAAAGGAGCCTTTGAAGGAGCATCCGCAAAAAACAGGGGCAAATTTGAAATGGCTGCCCGGGGAACTCTGTTCCTTGATGAGATAGGGGATATGAATATCAGTACCCAGGCCAAAATGCTGCGGGCCCTGGAATCCAAAACCTTCCAGCGCATCGGTTCCAGCCGGACCCTGCACATGGACGTGCGTGTAATCACCTCTTCCAACAAAAATCTTGAAGCTGAAATCAAAGCAGGCCGGTTCAGGGAAGATCTGTTTTTCAGGCTCAATGTCATACCCATCCATGTCCCTGCCCTGCGGGAAAGAAGCGAAGATATCCCCATTCTGGTGGATTTTTTCCTGACTCACCTGGCTGAAAAATCATCTGCACCTAAAAAAACGCTGTCCAAAGAGTCTGTTGAACTATTAAAAAAATGGCATTGGAAGGGAAATGTCAGGGAACTTAAAAATTTAATGGAGCGTTTATCCATAATGGTGGAGAGTCAGACCATTGAAAAAAATGATATCCCGGCACCCTACAACCCAGAGATTGAAGCCTTGCCCGAAACGGACGAAGAACGCACACGCATTTTTTCCATGGAAAACCTGGAACAGGCAAAGGCCGCCTTTGAAACTGAATTTATCCGTCTCAGGGTTGAACAGATGAACGGGGATCTCCAGGCAGCAGCCAAACAGATGGGAACAAGCCTCAACCTTGTCAAAAAAAGAGTGCCTAAAAGCTGATGCGTATTATCAGTGGCGCCTGCCGGGGCAGAAAACTGGTTCAGATCCAGGGAAAGGATATACGTCCCACATCAGACCGGGTCAGGGAAGCCTTGTTTAATATTCTTGGGCCAGGTATCCGTGAAAAAAGAGTTCTTGACATGTTTGCCGGTACCGGGGCCTTTGGACTTGAGGCCTTGAGCCGGGGAGCGCAATCTGCGGTGTTTGTGGATGAAGCCCGGTCTTCCTGCAATGTAATCAAACAAAACATTGAATTATGCCGCATGGCGGATCAGGCCCAAATTATCTGCCATGACCTTGTTAACGCAGCTCTACCGGAATTCCAGCAGCCCTTTGACCTGATCTTCATGGATCCTCCCTACAATAAGGGATATCCCGGACAGGTGATGGGAAAGCATGGGTTTTCAGAACTCCTTGCACCAGGGGCAACTCTCATTGTGGAACAGTCTGTCAAAGAAACCCTTAACAATACCCTAATCAGCCTTGACAAATACCTGGAAAAAAAATACTCAAGGACAACTCTTACATTTTGGCGGAAATCCGCCACAGACGACAAGGATATCTATGACTGCCCCTGAACGGAAAATTGCCATCTACCCCGGTTCCTTTGATCCCCTGACAAACGGACACCTTGACGTTATCAGGCGCGCCCAGGAAATTTTTGACCACGTGATCGTGGGGGTATTATACAATTCGTCTAAAAAAACACCATTATTTTCCCCCGAGGAGCGTGTCAGCCTGATCAGGGAATGTTTCCAGGACCCGATGGTGGAAGTGGATGCCGCGAGAGTTGAGGTGGAGACCTTTGGCGGGCTTCTTGTTGAATATGCCCGAATGAAAAAGGCTGTGGCCATTATCCGGGGCATGCGGGCCTTGTCGGATTTTGAAAGTGAGTTTCAAATGGCGCTGATGAACAGAAAACTTAACAGGGAGGTCCAGTCGGTCTTTCTTATGACCGGCGGGCGCTGGATTTTCACCTCATCGTCAATTATCAAGGAAGTGGCCCGGTATGGCGGAGACATCTCCGATATGGTTCCCGAAGTCGTGGAACGTAGGGTAAAGGAGAAATTTGCCCAGGCCGCCCAGACAGCGACTTGATAACCATCGAATAACAGCCATGAGCTGACCTGACATATCAGCTGTCAGGCTCAGCCCACAACAAAGTTTGAAAGATCTTGGTGAGTTACCCAGTCTTTCATATAAACAGCCATGGGCTGATCTGACATATCAACTGCCGGGCTCAGCCCACAACGAAGCAAGAAAGAACCTGAACAACAAATGGGGCCTTTCATATAACACGAGAAGGATATTAAAACGTGGACTTGTGGCAACTTCATATTTTTGTTTCCGTGGTTGAACAGAAAAGTTTTTCCAGGGCTTCGGAACAGATTCATCTATCCCAACCCACAGTGTCTACCCATATCAAGGAGCTGGAGGCACATTTCCAATGCCGCCTGCTGGACAGGCTGGGCAAGGTGACCGAACCGACCCGGGCCGGTGCGATTCTGTATGACTATGCCAAACGCATGCTGGATCTCAAACAAGAGACCCAGTCAGCCATGCAGGATTTTTTAGGACAGACCAGAGGACAACTGCTCATCGGAGGATCAACCATTCCGGCAGGGTATATACTTCCCAGGATGATGGGGGCATTTAAAAACGCTTTTCCGGATGTATCCATCCTTATGACGGTGGGGGATACCGGCCAGATCACCCGGGCCGTGAAGGAGGGTGAACTGGAATTAGGCGTGGTGGGTGCAAAAACCAGTGACCCTGACATTGTCCAGGAAAAATTGGTCGAAGATGAAATGAAACTGGTCATTCCCAGCAGCCATGAATGGGCGGACAGGGAAAGTGTCTCCTGCAAGGCATTGCTGGCCCAGCCGCTCATTGCCAGGGAGCAGGGATCTGGAACCTGGAAAACCGTTATAGCGGGCATGGAAAAGGCGGGGGTTGACGTATCCCGACTTAAGCCTGCCGTAACCATGGGCAACTGCGTTTCAGTCATCCAGGGTATTCTCAACAATGTGGGCATTTCCATTATTTCCACCATTGCCGTGGCGGATGAACTGGACAGGGGGCGCCTGCATGCCTTAAGTGTTGAAGACCTTGATCTGTCGAGAAATTTTTATCTGACCCTGGCCCGGAAACGAACCCGCTCCCCCATATGCACGAAATTTATTCATTTCCTGAAAGACCAGATTTCGGCCTGAACCGATTAGTCTTCAGTCACAAACAGATTGAGCGTATCAATAAATTCCGGATCCTGTTCATCAATGATCCGGATCAGGTCCTTGTGAATCCGTTTCTTCAGCTCCCGGAAAATGCCTCGTTTTTTATCGAATCCTGCGGCAAAAGCCATGGCTTTGGTCATCAGATCTTCCCGGTCATCACAGGCTTTGACAATCACATTGGATTTTTCAAGATCCGGTGCGGTCATCCGCTGGCCGGACAGCAGCATATGGTTGAACATATATTCGGGGACAGCTTTGCGCACAAAAGCAATCATGCCGGGAAGAAAAGGGATGCTGATATCCACCTCGGGAAAACAAAAAAATCCTTTGTCCTTTCTCATGAATCTGAAGTCGCAGGCACAGCTTAAAATGGCACCGTTGCCAAAGGCATGGCCATTGATGGCAGCGATTACGGGTACGGGAAAAAGCAGCAACCGCTTGAATATGTCGTTCATGGCATACATGAAATCAATGACGTCCTGCCTTTGACCGGCAGCTAACCTTTCACCGAGCCATTCCACATCAATACCCTGGGAAAAATTTTTTTCATCCGTGGCAGTTAGAATTATGGATTTTACCGTGACATCTGCCTGGATCTGATCAAGACACCGTGAGAAATCCCGTGCAAAGATGTTATTCATCCTGTTGGCAACGTTACACATGGAAATAATTGCCACAGCATCTTGTTTCGTCCACTCAACAACGGACATAAGCGCTCCTGTTATTTTTGTTTGTTTGGGAAGATAAATTAAAAAACTGCATATTTCAAGGGGCTAAAACTTCATTGACAAGCTATTCGATTTCTGACAAGCTTTTCGAACTACCGTATATTTCGGCGCAAATCTTTAGGCCAAGGAAGACGCCATGATTTTAGGACTAGATGTTGGGGGCACACACACGGATGCTGTTTTGCTAAGCAGAAAAGGTGTTCAAAAATATGTAAAGGTGCCCACCCAGCCGGACAATTTGTTTAAAAGCGTTCTTTCAGGTTTCACCCTGCTCCTTGAGGACGTTGACCCGGGAAACATTGAGAGGGTTGTTATCTCCACGACACTGACCACCAACGCCATTGTCCAGCAATCCGTGACACCGGTGGGCATGATCGTTTCGGCGGGACCGGGCATAGATCCCGAAAATTTCAGGACCGGGGATCACTACTATGCCGTGGGCGGTTCCATCAACCATCGTGGCCGGGAAATAGAACCGATCAATGAGATGGAAATTCAGGATGTGGGTGAAAAACTGAAAAAAGCCGGTATTGAGTATGTCGGAGTTGTCAGTAAATTCTGTGTCCGGAACCCTTCCCATGAAATTGTGATCAAGCGGATATTAAACAAGCAGTTTAAACAGATTTTTCTGGGACACCATGTTTCCGGCAATCTGAATTTTCCCCGGCGCATTGCCACCACCCACATGAACGCGGCCGTATATCCTTTGCACAAAGACTTTTTCCAGGCCGTTGAGCAATCCCTTGAAAAAATGGGACTAACCGTACCCATTCAGATTCTCAAGGCCGACGGCGGCACCATGACATTGGAAGCATCAATGGATTTCCCGGCCCAGACTGTTCTGTCAGGGCCTGCAGCCAGTATCATGGGGGCGATTCCCTATGCCCCCGAAGGCCAGGATGCCGTTGTCCTTGATATCGGCGGAACCACCACGGACATTGCATTTCTGGTGGATAAAACCCCGTTGCTTGAACCCGTAGGTATCCAGCGCGGGGGGTATAAAAGCCTGATCCGGTCCCTGCGAACCGATTCCAAAGGACTTGGCGGCGACTCGGCCGTAAGGGTGAATGAAAAAAAAGAACTTACGGTGGGACCGGACCGTGTGGGACCGTCCATGGCTTTTGGAGGGACTGTGCCCACACCCACGGATGCGTTGGTGGTTTTAGGGCTCATGGACGCCGGTGATCAGGACCGGGCCCGGCAGGGCATAAAGTCCATTGCAGAGCAACTGGGCATGGAAGAAAAAGAGGCCGCGGAACACATATTTAAAATCTGCTGCAATATCATCCTGAAAAAAACATTTGAGATGATCGACACCTTGAACGCCAAGCCTGTTTACACTGTCCATGATTTCCTTGAAGGATACAAGTTCAGTCCTGACACCATTCTTCTCATGGGCGGACCGGCCAAATACTTTGCCGAAAAGATCCAGGAGATGTATCAGCTTGAAACCATAGCTGTTCCCTATGCTTCAGTGGCAAACGCCATTGGTGCGGCACTTGCCAGGACCACCTGTGAAGTCACGGTGAATGCCGACACAGAGCAGGGCACCGTCACCGCCCATGAAGAGGATTTTGCCGAGCCTGTTTCCAAATCCTTTTCCCATGACGATCTGGTGGAGACTGCTTACAGCCTGCTCAAGGACAAGGCGGAAAATGCAGGGGCTGACCCCGACAATCTCAACGAGGTAGAAGTTGTGGAATTCCAGGAGTTTAACATTGTGCGTAACTTTTCTCCCAGAGGAAAAATCCTCCGGACTAAAATTCAGCTTAAACCCGGCCTGATACATGGGTACGAATCAATGCTTAACCCGCACGCGACACAGAGTTAAAGGGGACACCATGTTAAACGCACCTCATAAAACCGGACTGGTCTTTTTTCCTGCATTTGACTGGGCCATTGACCCCACCCATCCTGAAAGGGAAGAAAGGCTTCTATATACCCAAGACCAGGTCACAGAAGAAGGGATCTTTGATATCCCCGAA is drawn from uncultured Desulfobacter sp. and contains these coding sequences:
- a CDS encoding enoyl-CoA hydratase/isomerase family protein, with the translated sequence MSVVEWTKQDAVAIISMCNVANRMNNIFARDFSRCLDQIQADVTVKSIILTATDEKNFSQGIDVEWLGERLAAGQRQDVIDFMYAMNDIFKRLLLFPVPVIAAINGHAFGNGAILSCACDFRFMRKDKGFFCFPEVDISIPFLPGMIAFVRKAVPEYMFNHMLLSGQRMTAPDLEKSNVIVKACDDREDLMTKAMAFAAGFDKKRGIFRELKKRIHKDLIRIIDEQDPEFIDTLNLFVTED
- a CDS encoding ATP-binding protein, encoding MTQRLQDTERKQSGRKREGIIILCLFLAVGVLTAIEIRITPFDTGLPLSSTVLMFILININLLLLLTLLLLVFRNLAKLYYERKNNILGSKIKTRLTIAFIFLALLPTTVLFFFSIQFISSSIAFWFNAPVEQTLDASLAVGQTLYDYIEEKNAFFAKRGAFQIHSRELLKPENQKKLTRYSQVIQRAFNCNAVEVYAPNAQRVSLSLASELENMHFGLLTTTELMGIPNGSTSHTVYQTMDQGEFLRTICTIPFDVAPGKADGFIVITTLTAPELSENLKSILKGVEEYHQLKLTKRPAQISYYIALSIVALLVVFCAVWFGFQIARSITIPIMKFAEGTRRITDGDLEYQIDFKTDDEIGTLIDSFNSMTRQLAAGRRQLALSESMLKQQNVELEKSGQYIETVIKNISAGVVSIDNEGTITTMNKAAESMLDLNSHDILNKNFKKVLTEEYLSLANKIFEQAEQGGTHFKIPVSASIAGVPKHFSLNCTTLKDDTGQNLGAVLVFDDVTELEKAQRIVAWREVARRIAHEVKNPLTPIKLSAQRLKRKYGKIIDDEVFTGCADTIVEHVDLIRNLVNQFSAFAKFPDTNFASARIENIILETVALYKEGLEQVDIQTRFKDNIPTLKLDHQHMKQAFINLIDNAVYAINKKGTIVIDLSYDPILKIVRTEIADNGKGISDKEKTKLFEPYFSTKKTGMGLGLAIVNSIISDHKGVIRVQDNRPKGAKFIIELPADEP
- a CDS encoding selenium metabolism-associated LysR family transcriptional regulator codes for the protein MDLWQLHIFVSVVEQKSFSRASEQIHLSQPTVSTHIKELEAHFQCRLLDRLGKVTEPTRAGAILYDYAKRMLDLKQETQSAMQDFLGQTRGQLLIGGSTIPAGYILPRMMGAFKNAFPDVSILMTVGDTGQITRAVKEGELELGVVGAKTSDPDIVQEKLVEDEMKLVIPSSHEWADRESVSCKALLAQPLIAREQGSGTWKTVIAGMEKAGVDVSRLKPAVTMGNCVSVIQGILNNVGISIISTIAVADELDRGRLHALSVEDLDLSRNFYLTLARKRTRSPICTKFIHFLKDQISA
- the rsmD gene encoding 16S rRNA (guanine(966)-N(2))-methyltransferase RsmD, producing MRIISGACRGRKLVQIQGKDIRPTSDRVREALFNILGPGIREKRVLDMFAGTGAFGLEALSRGAQSAVFVDEARSSCNVIKQNIELCRMADQAQIICHDLVNAALPEFQQPFDLIFMDPPYNKGYPGQVMGKHGFSELLAPGATLIVEQSVKETLNNTLISLDKYLEKKYSRTTLTFWRKSATDDKDIYDCP
- a CDS encoding hydantoinase/oxoprolinase family protein; amino-acid sequence: MILGLDVGGTHTDAVLLSRKGVQKYVKVPTQPDNLFKSVLSGFTLLLEDVDPGNIERVVISTTLTTNAIVQQSVTPVGMIVSAGPGIDPENFRTGDHYYAVGGSINHRGREIEPINEMEIQDVGEKLKKAGIEYVGVVSKFCVRNPSHEIVIKRILNKQFKQIFLGHHVSGNLNFPRRIATTHMNAAVYPLHKDFFQAVEQSLEKMGLTVPIQILKADGGTMTLEASMDFPAQTVLSGPAASIMGAIPYAPEGQDAVVLDIGGTTTDIAFLVDKTPLLEPVGIQRGGYKSLIRSLRTDSKGLGGDSAVRVNEKKELTVGPDRVGPSMAFGGTVPTPTDALVVLGLMDAGDQDRARQGIKSIAEQLGMEEKEAAEHIFKICCNIILKKTFEMIDTLNAKPVYTVHDFLEGYKFSPDTILLMGGPAKYFAEKIQEMYQLETIAVPYASVANAIGAALARTTCEVTVNADTEQGTVTAHEEDFAEPVSKSFSHDDLVETAYSLLKDKAENAGADPDNLNEVEVVEFQEFNIVRNFSPRGKILRTKIQLKPGLIHGYESMLNPHATQS
- the coaD gene encoding pantetheine-phosphate adenylyltransferase; this translates as MTAPERKIAIYPGSFDPLTNGHLDVIRRAQEIFDHVIVGVLYNSSKKTPLFSPEERVSLIRECFQDPMVEVDAARVEVETFGGLLVEYARMKKAVAIIRGMRALSDFESEFQMALMNRKLNREVQSVFLMTGGRWIFTSSSIIKEVARYGGDISDMVPEVVERRVKEKFAQAAQTAT
- a CDS encoding sigma-54 dependent transcriptional regulator translates to MFPAVLIVDDESTIIDSLEGILSDDGFEVIHAFNGYEALKKIDSHSPDIVLLDIWMPGMDGIDTLKEIKQHHPNLPVVMITGHGSIESAVDATKSGAFDFLEKPLSIDKVILTINNALNFRKLEEENRYLRKKAIEKNSITGTSPAVRKLYGEIMAAAPTDASILITGENGTGKEMVARTIHQFSKRPEGPFIIINCAAIPEEYLESELFGHEKGAFEGASAKNRGKFEMAARGTLFLDEIGDMNISTQAKMLRALESKTFQRIGSSRTLHMDVRVITSSNKNLEAEIKAGRFREDLFFRLNVIPIHVPALRERSEDIPILVDFFLTHLAEKSSAPKKTLSKESVELLKKWHWKGNVRELKNLMERLSIMVESQTIEKNDIPAPYNPEIEALPETDEERTRIFSMENLEQAKAAFETEFIRLRVEQMNGDLQAAAKQMGTSLNLVKKRVPKS